CCGGCAGCGGCTCGGTATTCACCCTGACGCTGCCGCGGGTGTTCACCGAGCCCGCGCATCACGAATAATTACACGCAATCAGCAACCAGAAGATTCAAGGCCTATCATGACGCTCATGTCCTATACCGATTCTGTCATTTTGAATGTGGATGACAACGAAGCTGCCCGCTACGCCAAGTCGCGTGTTCTCAAGCATGCAGGCTTCAAGGTCATTGAGGCGAGCAGCGGCGCCGAGGCACTGACCATGGCGCTCGAACACAATCCCGACCTGGTCCTGCTCGACACCAAGCTGCCCGATATCCATGGCATGGAAGTGTGCCGCCGCCTCAAGGCCGAGCAGGAAACCCGCGCCGTGCTGGTACTGCAGACGTCAGCGTCCTATGTGGGCACGTCGGACAAGATCCGGGCCCTGGAAGGCGGCGCCGATAACTACCTGTTCGAGCCGATTGAGCCGGAAGAGCTGGTGGCCAACGTCAAGGCCCTGCTGCGGCTGGGGCGAGTGGAGCGCGAGCTGCGTGATGTCGACCGCCGCAAGGACGACTTCCTGGCCACCCTGGCGCATGAGCTGCGCAATCCGCTGGGGCCGATCCGTACCGCCGTGGAGCTGTTGTGCCGCCTTGATCCGGAAGTGCCGCCAGTGCAGGAGCAGGCGCGCATGACGATCCTGCGCCACACCGGACACCTGGTGCGCCTGGTGGAAGACCTGCTTGACGTAGCCCGTATTTCCAAGGGCAAGATCACGCTGCACAAGGAGCGGGTCGAGCTCAAGACGTTTATCGACAGTGCGCGGGAGTCGGTGGCGCACATTGCCGACGCGCGCCATCACACGCTCAATGTATCGCTGCCGCAGGCCGAAGTGTGGGTGGAGGGCGATCACGTGCGCCTGGCCCAGATTGTCGGCAACCTGCTGCATAACGCGGTCAAGTTCACGCCGGCCGACGGCACCATTGGCCTGGAAGCGAAGGTCGACGGCAAGGAGCTGGTCATCCGCGTGAGCGACAACGGCATCGGCATCGGTCCGGAAAAGCTGGACGTCATCTTCGACATGTTCGCCCAGGACGGCTTCACCACCGACCGGGTACAGGACGGCCTGGGTATCGGCCTGTCGCTGGTGCGCACGCTGGTTGAGATGCATAACGGCAGCGTCAAGGCGTCCAGCGACGGCCCCGGCAAGGGCAGCACGTTTGAAGTGCGCCTGCCGGTGGACGCGGTGGTCCACCCCGAGGTGGTGCAGCAGGCGCAGGCGGACCAGGGCACCGGCGTGTCGCGCATCCTGGTGGTGGACGACAACATGGATGCGGCCGACATGCTGGCCGCGCTGCTGTCGATCGACGGGCATGAAGTGGAAGTGGCATACAGCGGCCAGGATGCACTGGACCGCGCCGCCACCTACCAGCCTTATTGCGTCTTCCTTGATATCGGCCTGCCCGACATGACCGGCTACGAAGTGGCGCGCCGCATGCGTGAAGTGCCGGGCATGGAGCAGGCTTTCATGATCGCACTGACCGGGTATGGCCAGGAACGCGACCGTGAGCTGGCGGTGGACGCCGGTTTTAACGAGCACGTGGTCAAGCCGATCGATTTCGAGCGCATCCGCTCGCTCAACCTGAGCACCCGCCAGAAGCGTTGATCAGCGGTTAGCGCTTGCCCTGCTGCCTGGTACTTCCCCACGGGAAGAACCAGGCCAGGGGGCGATGCACGCGCGCTGCCCACGATGCTTCATTGTGGCGGCCCGCTGGGTCGGCGTGGTACAGCAGATCGTGCCCATCGCGGTAGCCCAGGCCGAGCATCGCATCGCGCATGGCGGCAGTCTGCTCAAGGCCATCACTGATGGCGCCCGAATCCAGGTAGACTTTCAGCGCCGCCCTGGGATAGGGCTGGCGCACCAGCGCCATCTCGTTCCACCACAATGATGACGACACGCCGCCAGCCATGGAAAACACATCCGGCCTGCCGTGCGCGATCACCAGCGAAGCAATCCCGCCCAGCGACGAACCCATGATGGCGGTGTGCTCCCTGCCGGGCAGGGTACGCAGGGTAGCGTCGACATGCGGCTTGACCGTATCGGTGATGAATGCCTGGTATTGCGCCACCTGGCCGCCGCCTGCCTTCGGGTCGCAGCAGGGCGTGTATTCGGCAATGCGCTCCGGCGTATTATCAATGCCGACCACGATGATCTCGTCCATGACGCCGGCGCCCACGAGGCGGTCCACTGTCTCGTCAATTCCCCACTCCACGCCGTAGGCCGCGCTGGCCGCATCGAACAGGTTCTGCCCGTCGTGCATGTACAGTACCGGGTAGCGCTTGGCCGTATTCTCCGCGTAGCTGGGCGGCAGGTAGATGCGTAGCCTGCGGCTGTTTCCGAGCTGTGGCGAAGCCAGTGGCGCCTGCAGCGTAACGCGCCCGGTGGCGGCGCCAAAGAAAGGGTAGATGTTGGATGTTGTTCCGGCGCTGATGCGATAGCGCCCGCCGGTGGACAGTCCCTTGCCGGCCAGTGCCGGCTGCAGGTCGATGTCACCGGCGCTGTCCGGCCAGGTGTACGACCAGACCTTGCCGGGACCCGGGCGGGCGGCCACCATCGCCCGGGCAGTGTGGATCAGCATGGGCTGCTGGCCGCTGTCGTAATGGATGCGCACGGTGGTGGCGCGGGCCGGCACGGTCACGGCCGCGATCAGTGCTGCCAGGAGCAGGAGCCGCATGGGTCAGCCCTCCAATTTAGAAGTTGCGGAAAATGGCGCGGCGCGGGTCACTGGATTTCCAGGATCACGCTGCTGCGTGGCGGCAGGGTCAGCGCGGTATCGAGTGCGTAGCGCTGGCCGGTGAGGACGTCCACACCGCTGCCCGCCTTGCCCAGGATTTCGGCGAAGCGCCCTGCAGGCAGCACGGCACTGGTACTGTTCTTGTTAAAGGCGACCATGACCTTTTGCCCGTCAAGGTAGCGGAAATAGACGTAGGTGCCATCCTGGGCGCCGAAATGCATGGTTCGCCCGTGGTGAATGACGGCGGCACCCTTGCGCCAGTTGGCCAGCTTGCGTACGAAATCCTGGGCCTGGCGCTGCGCGGCAGACAGTCCCTGGCCTGAAAAAGCGTTGACAGCGTCGCCGCGCCAGCCGCCGGGAAAGTCGTGCCGGTAGCTGGCATCGTCGCGCGGCCCGGTCGTGCTGGTCATCAGCAGCTCGGTGCCGTAATAGAACTGCGGGATGCGCGGCATCGTCATCAGGAATACCAGGTTCATCTTGTACAGGTCCAGGTCTTCGCCCACCACGCTGTACAGGCGTGACACATCGTGATTGCCCTCAAACAGGACCAGTGCCAAGGGATTGGGGTACAGGTAGTCCTGGGACAGCGTTTCATAGACCTCGGTGAATGCAGCGGGGTCCTTGCTTGCCAGCGCCCCGCGCATGGCTTCGGCCAGCGGGAAATCCATGAGGCTGGGCAGGTGGCTCACGTAGCCGTCCGGATTTTGCTTGCCGCGCTGCCAGCGCGAGACCACGGCCGGCGACTTGTGCCATTCCTCACCCACCATGTTCAAGCCCGGGTATTCCGCCATCAGGCGCCGCGTGTATTCGGTGAGGAAGGCGCCGTCCGAGTAGCTGTAGGTATCGATGCGCAGGCCTGACAGGCCGGCGTATTCGATCCACCAGATATTATTCTGGATAAGGTAAGTGGCCACCAGGGGATTGGACTGGTTCATGTCCGGCATGGTGGCGCTGAACCAGCCGCTGATGAAGTTTTCCTTGTCGGCTGTGGCCCCGTACGGGTCCTGGACCGATACGCGGTGGTGGCGCGTCGGTACAAACTTGCCGCCGTAGGCAATCCAGTCCGGCGTGGGCAGGTCGGCCATCCACCAATGGCTGCTGCCGATATGCGACAGCACCACATCCTGGATGATGCCGATACCCCGTTTCTTCGCTTCGCGCGCGAGGCGCACGTAGTCTTCATTGCTGCCGTAGCGTGGGTCGATCCGGTAGTGATCGGTCGCCGCGTAACCGTGATAAGACCATGCAGGCATATTGTTTTCCACCAGCGGGGTTGGCCACAGCTGGGTAAAGCCCATGGCGGCGATGTAGTCCAGGCCATGGATGATGCCCTCGATGTCACCCCCATGGCGCCCGCCGCCACTGCTGCGGTTTGCCAGTTCGCGCATGCCGGGCATGTTGTCGTTGGCCGGATTGGCGTTGGCGAAGCGGTCCGGCATGATCTGGTAGATCGCATCGCGGCCGGAAAAGCCGGCGCGCGCCGCCGAGCCCTGCTCGCGCTCGCGCAGCTCGTAGCGATAGGTGGTGCGCTTGCCGGCGCCGCTAAAGGCGATGTCAAACGCGCCGCTTCTTGCGTTTGCCGCGACGGTGAGATTGATGAACAGGTAGTTGGGGTTCGCGACCCGGGTCACGCTGTCGATCCGCACGCCGGGATAGGACAGCGCTGGCGTCAGCGCGCCGATGCCGGGCCCATGCACCATCAGCTGCAGATGCGGATGGGCCATGCCTGTCCACCAGAAGGGCGGTTCCAGATGCTCGATGAGCTTGTTTTTGCCTAGTGCCGCACCGGGAAGAATGAGGAGGATTGCGCAGAGTGCTGAAATCAAACGGGGCATGATGTGTCTCGGATTGGTGACAGTTATAGAGGGCAACGCAACTGTAGTTGTAATACACAAGTAGTGGGTGCCTAGCATACAGTAGAGGCAATGGTGCCTCAACGACTGCCTGCCAAAATCTGTGATTTATCTAGTTCGGCTACAGGCGCTGACGCCTTTATGGGGTACGCATAGTCTTTACTTTATGTAGTCAACGTTAGCTGTTAATGTGGAGAAACACCATTACGCACGCATCGAAATGGTGCAGCGCTGCAATAAAATAGTGAAATTGGGCGGTAATGTAGTCGTACTACAGGTGCTGACGAAGATAAATGTACCCGA
This region of Massilia sp. PAMC28688 genomic DNA includes:
- a CDS encoding response regulator translates to MTLMSYTDSVILNVDDNEAARYAKSRVLKHAGFKVIEASSGAEALTMALEHNPDLVLLDTKLPDIHGMEVCRRLKAEQETRAVLVLQTSASYVGTSDKIRALEGGADNYLFEPIEPEELVANVKALLRLGRVERELRDVDRRKDDFLATLAHELRNPLGPIRTAVELLCRLDPEVPPVQEQARMTILRHTGHLVRLVEDLLDVARISKGKITLHKERVELKTFIDSARESVAHIADARHHTLNVSLPQAEVWVEGDHVRLAQIVGNLLHNAVKFTPADGTIGLEAKVDGKELVIRVSDNGIGIGPEKLDVIFDMFAQDGFTTDRVQDGLGIGLSLVRTLVEMHNGSVKASSDGPGKGSTFEVRLPVDAVVHPEVVQQAQADQGTGVSRILVVDDNMDAADMLAALLSIDGHEVEVAYSGQDALDRAATYQPYCVFLDIGLPDMTGYEVARRMREVPGMEQAFMIALTGYGQERDRELAVDAGFNEHVVKPIDFERIRSLNLSTRQKR
- a CDS encoding alpha/beta hydrolase, coding for MRLLLLAALIAAVTVPARATTVRIHYDSGQQPMLIHTARAMVAARPGPGKVWSYTWPDSAGDIDLQPALAGKGLSTGGRYRISAGTTSNIYPFFGAATGRVTLQAPLASPQLGNSRRLRIYLPPSYAENTAKRYPVLYMHDGQNLFDAASAAYGVEWGIDETVDRLVGAGVMDEIIVVGIDNTPERIAEYTPCCDPKAGGGQVAQYQAFITDTVKPHVDATLRTLPGREHTAIMGSSLGGIASLVIAHGRPDVFSMAGGVSSSLWWNEMALVRQPYPRAALKVYLDSGAISDGLEQTAAMRDAMLGLGYRDGHDLLYHADPAGRHNEASWAARVHRPLAWFFPWGSTRQQGKR
- a CDS encoding glycoside hydrolase family 13 protein; the encoded protein is MPRLISALCAILLILPGAALGKNKLIEHLEPPFWWTGMAHPHLQLMVHGPGIGALTPALSYPGVRIDSVTRVANPNYLFINLTVAANARSGAFDIAFSGAGKRTTYRYELREREQGSAARAGFSGRDAIYQIMPDRFANANPANDNMPGMRELANRSSGGGRHGGDIEGIIHGLDYIAAMGFTQLWPTPLVENNMPAWSYHGYAATDHYRIDPRYGSNEDYVRLAREAKKRGIGIIQDVVLSHIGSSHWWMADLPTPDWIAYGGKFVPTRHHRVSVQDPYGATADKENFISGWFSATMPDMNQSNPLVATYLIQNNIWWIEYAGLSGLRIDTYSYSDGAFLTEYTRRLMAEYPGLNMVGEEWHKSPAVVSRWQRGKQNPDGYVSHLPSLMDFPLAEAMRGALASKDPAAFTEVYETLSQDYLYPNPLALVLFEGNHDVSRLYSVVGEDLDLYKMNLVFLMTMPRIPQFYYGTELLMTSTTGPRDDASYRHDFPGGWRGDAVNAFSGQGLSAAQRQAQDFVRKLANWRKGAAVIHHGRTMHFGAQDGTYVYFRYLDGQKVMVAFNKNSTSAVLPAGRFAEILGKAGSGVDVLTGQRYALDTALTLPPRSSVILEIQ